One genomic window of Salvia miltiorrhiza cultivar Shanhuang (shh) chromosome 4, IMPLAD_Smil_shh, whole genome shotgun sequence includes the following:
- the LOC131021658 gene encoding protein EXPRESSION OF TERPENOIDS 1-like yields the protein MAGFFSLGSGAGRPSGANNPDQESTSHNPNHNPPSDLNPESWFLFRNEEISYKGFELWQPQPQPHQHQQAENFLQPRNPLQDLYASAGGPSRLSIGDDQSPRSGFLMMRSSGGGGISCQDCGNQAKKDCTHMRCRTCCKSRGFQCQTHVKSTWVPASKRRERQQQLASLQRRDTPPTRERERETSKRHRESPNPLVCTRIPTTTSGLEMGNFPSEVSAEAVFRCVRVSPMDEAEEQLAYQTAVNISGHVFKGILYDQGSEAQYMPGETSSGGGSVSAGAAQHLNLITGAPATATTSAAPPFLDTCLFPPPIHFVAGTQFFPPPRS from the exons ATGGCCGGCTTTTTCTCACTAGGCAGCGGAGCTGGTCGCCCCAGCGGCGCCAACAACCCCGATCAGGAGAGCACCAGCCACAACCCCAACCACAACCCGCCGTCGGACCTCAATCCGGAGAGCTGGTTCCTGTTCAGAAATGAGGAGATTTCATACAAGGGTTTCGAGCTGTGGCAGCCGCAGCCGCAGCCGCACCAACACCAGCAAGCGGAGAATTTCCTGCAGCCGCGGAACCCGCTGCAGGATCTCTACGCGTCGGCGGGAGGGCCGAGCCGACTCAGCATCGGCGATGATCAGTCGCCGAGATCGGGGTTCCTAATGATGAGGAGCAGCGGCGGAGGTGGGATCAGCTGCCAGGACTGCGGGAATCAAGCCAAGAAGGATTGCACGCACATGAGATGTAGAACTTGTTGCAAAAGCCGAGGGTTTCAGTGCCAGACCCATGTAAAGAGCACTTGGGTTCCCGCTTCcaagaggagagagaggcagCAGCAGCTGGCTTCCTTGCAGCGCCGAGACACGCCGCCGactagagagagggagagagagacctCCAAACGCCACCGAGAGTCTCCCAATCCTCTTGTGTGCACTCGCATCCCCACAACCACGTCAG GGTTGGAGATGGGGAATTTCCCTTCCGAAGTAAGCGCAGAGGCAGTTTTCCGGTGCGTTAGAGTGAGCCCCATGGATGAGGCCGAGGAGCAGTTGGCATACCAAACTGCGGTCAACATCTCCGGCCATGTTTTCAAAGGAATTCTGTACGATCAAGGCAGCGAGGCTCAGTACATGCCCGGTGAGACTTCTTCCGGCGGCGGAAGCGTCAGCGCCGGAGCAGCTCAACACCTCAATTTAATCACCGGGGCTCCGGCCACTGCCACCACCTCCGCCGCTCCGCCCTTTCTCGACACTTGTTTATTCCCGCCCCCAATTCACTTCGTTGCCGGTACGCAATTCTTCCCACCTCCAAGATCTTGA